AACATGGGGTATAATCTGCTCTACCCTCAGCTACCGCGGCCCTTGTACCACCACCTACGAAAAGTGCATTGTGATGAAAATACGGTTCCATTATATCCTTTACATATTCCCCTTTTCCTAGAGACACCATGTGTACAATTTCCACATCTCGATAATTTTCCTTATTTGCAATCATAGCTTCTATAACATCAATTGGTTCTGAACAAGCATGTGCTGTTACGACTCTATCTCCTGATTTAATTTTAGCTGCAGCTGATTTTGGAGAAACTATTTTACTTTTATAAGTTTCTTGCCAACTCACATTTGTCACCTCATTTACATATCTTTTTTTATTATTTTTTTATATGCATCCCACAATTCTGAACTTACATCATAAACTTGTATTACTTTCTTAATTTCTGGTATCTTTTTCTTCAACGTTTTTTCTACTACATCCTCTATAGTGATTTTAGCAGAAGGGCAACCTTTGCAAGCCCCTAAAAACTTAATCTCCACTATTCCATTTTCCACCTTGATAACTTCAATATCGCCATCATGTAATGCCAATTGGGGTTTTACTTCTTCTTGAATTATTTTATTAATTTTT
This DNA window, taken from Clostridium estertheticum, encodes the following:
- a CDS encoding NifU family protein, translating into MIEKINKIIQEEVKPQLALHDGDIEVIKVENGIVEIKFLGACKGCPSAKITIEDVVEKTLKKKIPEIKKVIQVYDVSSELWDAYKKIIKKDM